A window of the Cystobacter fuscus genome harbors these coding sequences:
- a CDS encoding ketoacyl-ACP synthase III family protein, whose protein sequence is MKTPGVFISATGAYLPERVPVEWAVAQGLLGETTARRYGIKSVTIAGDLPAPEMALRASRQALQRAGQDPAALSLLLYVSTWYQGPHGWCPQYYVQRHTGSGQATAAEVRQACMGMFCACELAAAHLMAAPEHAASLITSADNYNTSKIDRWRSSPHSPLGDGACALLLTRKSGFARLEAINSVTLPQYEERHRGSIPLFPPEATLDTSLDLGKAKEQWLSTTHADPREMATLITSTMLEVVDKTLREASMDMSEITRIAFVNWSEERVRERAAVPLGLPMSRLTWEYGRTIGHIGACDQVLSLDHLLVSGELNEGDNLLLLGTGVGANIACMAVRILHRPHWLAP, encoded by the coding sequence GTGAAGACACCAGGCGTGTTCATCAGTGCGACCGGGGCCTATCTCCCCGAGCGAGTGCCAGTCGAGTGGGCCGTGGCCCAGGGACTTCTGGGCGAGACCACGGCCAGGCGGTACGGCATCAAGAGCGTCACGATCGCGGGCGACCTCCCCGCGCCGGAGATGGCGCTCCGGGCGAGCCGGCAGGCGCTGCAGCGCGCTGGCCAGGACCCGGCGGCGCTGAGCCTCCTGCTGTACGTCAGCACCTGGTACCAGGGGCCCCACGGCTGGTGTCCCCAGTACTACGTCCAGCGACACACCGGCTCCGGACAGGCGACCGCGGCGGAAGTGCGGCAGGCCTGCATGGGCATGTTCTGCGCCTGCGAGCTGGCCGCGGCCCACCTGATGGCGGCACCGGAGCACGCGGCCTCCCTGATCACCTCCGCGGACAACTACAACACCTCGAAGATCGACCGCTGGCGGTCCAGCCCGCACTCCCCGCTCGGCGACGGTGCGTGCGCGCTGCTGCTCACCAGGAAGAGCGGTTTCGCACGCCTGGAGGCGATCAACTCGGTGACACTGCCCCAGTACGAGGAGAGGCACCGGGGCTCGATCCCCCTGTTCCCGCCGGAGGCAACCCTGGACACCAGTCTCGACCTCGGGAAGGCCAAGGAGCAGTGGCTCTCGACCACGCACGCGGATCCGCGGGAAATGGCGACGCTGATTACCAGCACCATGCTGGAGGTCGTCGACAAGACCCTCCGGGAGGCAAGCATGGACATGTCCGAGATCACCCGGATCGCCTTCGTCAACTGGTCCGAGGAGCGCGTGAGGGAACGCGCCGCGGTCCCGCTTGGACTGCCCATGTCCAGGTTGACCTGGGAGTACGGCCGCACCATCGGACACATCGGCGCCTGCGACCAGGTGCTCTCGCTGGACCACCTGCTCGTCTCCGGCGAGCTGAACGAGGGGGACAACCTCCTGCTGCTCGGTACCGGAGTGGGGGCGAACATCGCGTGCATGGCCGTGCGGATCCTGCACCGGCCGCATTGGCTGGCCCCGTGA
- a CDS encoding AMP-binding protein yields the protein MNLGLIPAKWAALTPRRTALVDITHQRRIDWATLDSRVCRLANGLRALGLRSGDRVAVLSRNSIEYQELYFAAGRAGLVLLPLNWRLSTEALRTLVVEAQPTVLVTSAEFRLVAEDLGRAVDLVRLLHSGLNGDGSYEELIASAPDTEPPWSEQVQDTDPCFILYTGGTTGMAKGVVHSHRSVAAGMLNQTVAERVVPSDVYLLTGQMFHIPVVLAMNYLAHGCPVVLMNFDARRALEVIEQERVSAFLGITTMLNWMLAVPGFDHYDLSSLRNIQYGGGPMPSTIVRAMAESFPCGLIQGYGQTEGVTMSFLSQEDHRDALRGVHPHRLRSCGREGFGTRIRVVDADGHDVPRDRKTPGEIVVRGAANMLGYFRRPDLTAATFRDGWMRTGDVATWDEERYLYIVDRLKDMIISGGEKIYSVEVEEAIGKHPAVLECAVIGVPDEQWGESVKAFVVLKPDQTATAEDIIDVARKHLASYQKPRSVEFVAELPKAPTGKVLKRELRAPYWADRNIS from the coding sequence ATGAACCTCGGACTCATCCCCGCCAAGTGGGCGGCCCTCACGCCCCGGCGAACCGCGCTGGTCGACATCACCCACCAGCGGCGCATCGACTGGGCCACCTTGGACTCCCGGGTGTGCAGGCTGGCCAACGGCCTGCGGGCCCTCGGTCTGCGCTCCGGTGACCGGGTGGCCGTGCTCAGCCGCAACAGCATCGAGTACCAGGAACTCTACTTCGCGGCGGGCCGCGCGGGCCTGGTGCTGCTGCCGCTGAACTGGCGGCTGTCCACCGAGGCGCTGCGCACACTCGTCGTCGAGGCCCAACCCACCGTCCTGGTCACCTCGGCCGAGTTCCGGCTCGTGGCCGAGGACCTGGGCCGGGCGGTCGACCTGGTGCGCCTGCTCCACTCTGGACTCAACGGGGATGGCAGCTACGAGGAACTCATCGCCTCGGCGCCGGATACCGAGCCGCCCTGGAGCGAGCAGGTCCAGGACACCGACCCCTGCTTCATCCTCTACACCGGCGGCACGACCGGAATGGCCAAGGGCGTGGTGCACTCCCATCGCAGTGTGGCCGCCGGGATGCTCAACCAGACGGTCGCGGAGCGGGTCGTCCCCTCGGACGTCTACCTGCTCACCGGGCAGATGTTCCACATCCCCGTGGTGCTCGCGATGAACTACCTGGCCCACGGCTGCCCCGTGGTGCTGATGAACTTCGACGCCCGGCGGGCGCTGGAAGTCATCGAGCAGGAGCGGGTCTCGGCGTTCCTCGGCATCACCACGATGCTCAACTGGATGCTGGCGGTGCCGGGGTTCGACCACTACGACCTGTCGAGTCTGCGCAACATCCAGTACGGCGGCGGCCCGATGCCCAGCACGATCGTGCGCGCGATGGCGGAGTCCTTCCCGTGCGGGTTGATCCAGGGCTACGGGCAGACCGAAGGGGTGACCATGTCATTCCTGTCCCAGGAGGACCACCGCGACGCGCTGCGAGGTGTCCATCCGCACCGGCTGCGCTCCTGTGGCCGCGAGGGTTTCGGCACTCGCATCCGGGTCGTCGACGCGGACGGCCACGACGTGCCGCGCGACCGCAAGACGCCCGGCGAGATCGTGGTCCGCGGCGCGGCCAACATGCTCGGCTACTTCCGGCGGCCGGACCTGACCGCGGCCACCTTCCGGGACGGGTGGATGCGAACCGGCGATGTGGCCACCTGGGACGAGGAGCGCTACCTGTACATCGTCGACCGGCTCAAGGACATGATCATCTCGGGGGGAGAGAAGATCTACAGCGTCGAGGTGGAGGAGGCGATTGGCAAGCACCCGGCCGTGCTGGAATGCGCCGTGATCGGGGTGCCCGACGAGCAGTGGGGAGAGTCGGTGAAGGCCTTCGTGGTGCTCAAGCCGGACCAGACGGCGACCGCGGAGGACATCATCGACGTCGCCCGCAAGCACCTGGCCTCCTATCAAAAACCACGTTCGGTGGAGTTCGTCGCCGAGTTGCCGAAAGCACCCACTGGCAAGGTGCTCAAGCGCGAGCTGCGTGCACCGTACTGGGCGGACAGGAACATCTCGTGA
- a CDS encoding nuclear transport factor 2 family protein, with protein sequence MSVRESIADLVARYAWAYDTRNWDALVECFTPDASLSLRVAGGDLAGPFRGHAEIMRLMRDSAAAQDDRRRHVCTNLVVDLSGPDTATARSYLTLISVRGEHLEVVTTGTYTDEVVQTGGVWRLRARHIELDLPADGRRPR encoded by the coding sequence ATGTCCGTTCGCGAGTCCATCGCCGACCTGGTGGCGAGGTACGCGTGGGCCTACGACACCCGTAACTGGGACGCGCTCGTCGAGTGCTTCACCCCGGACGCGTCGCTGTCCCTGCGAGTCGCCGGCGGCGACCTGGCCGGACCGTTCCGGGGACACGCGGAGATCATGCGCCTGATGCGGGACTCCGCCGCGGCGCAGGACGACCGCAGGCGGCACGTGTGCACGAATCTGGTCGTTGACCTCTCCGGTCCCGACACGGCCACCGCGCGCTCCTACCTGACACTGATCTCGGTGCGGGGCGAGCACCTCGAGGTGGTGACCACCGGGACCTACACCGACGAGGTGGTCCAGACCGGGGGAGTCTGGCGGTTGCGCGCCCGGCACATCGAGCTCGACCTCCCCGCGGACGGCCGGCGCCCGCGATGA
- a CDS encoding RICIN domain-containing protein, with amino-acid sequence MKIKNIGVAVGASLLTFVLVTEPQLLGVPAADARGTYFHTEIHPPHWMPWTTDGASAIESGPAFLTHGLRCSGRYCDDVSLLNVESGYTQTNSWWTDSFSEEGTHEQVCGNNGFVTGLGCSGDYCDSIALRCSQINNGGVRSNCYWTESISEESGGSFVAPESMYLAGVRCWDRYCDNKQLYLCQADNGGPSFDLSAMATRYAPRLRFDQETTTGSGEQSKCFPSDAATYFEQRAQGASPVSLCNKDYSTIRNNRVPAYYTATQVGTNTVLIRYWYFYAWQSTCFVSSGSHAADWESVAVLVVDGRLSRVAFYQHGGWYSREAGSFETVEGTHPIGYVGKNAHGTYHDSGGSGGCLYFEDYRNPGGNDYHMDTWNNLVPLTRGGNSPAWMNCTGSGCFDGIGHPIEQTGDLRSMRGCAKDGCGRSSLGENMPFQNDPMGTDHTAIYIQHSGKVIDVPGASTSDGVKLTQYSNWGVDNERWLLESTGDGYFTLRARHSGKCMDVAGASTTAGTNVIQHTCNGSDNQRFRLLPYGNEYFAIQAKHSNQCLDIAGGSMDDGGFLIQWPCSWTANESFRFAP; translated from the coding sequence ATGAAGATCAAGAACATCGGCGTCGCTGTCGGCGCCTCCCTGCTCACGTTCGTCCTGGTCACCGAGCCCCAACTGCTCGGCGTACCCGCCGCCGACGCGCGCGGCACGTACTTCCATACCGAGATCCATCCGCCTCACTGGATGCCGTGGACCACCGATGGCGCGTCCGCGATCGAGAGCGGCCCCGCCTTCCTGACGCACGGCCTGCGCTGCAGCGGCCGCTACTGCGACGACGTGAGCCTGCTCAACGTGGAGTCTGGATATACGCAGACGAACAGCTGGTGGACGGACTCCTTCTCCGAAGAGGGCACGCACGAGCAGGTGTGCGGCAACAACGGCTTCGTGACGGGCCTGGGCTGCTCCGGCGACTACTGCGACAGCATCGCCCTGCGGTGCTCACAGATCAACAACGGCGGTGTGCGCTCGAACTGCTACTGGACGGAGTCCATCTCCGAAGAGAGCGGCGGGTCGTTCGTGGCCCCGGAGTCCATGTACCTCGCGGGCGTGCGATGCTGGGATCGCTACTGTGACAACAAGCAGCTCTATCTCTGCCAGGCGGACAACGGCGGGCCGTCTTTCGACTTGAGCGCGATGGCGACCCGGTACGCGCCCCGCCTCCGCTTCGACCAGGAGACCACCACGGGCTCTGGCGAGCAGAGCAAGTGCTTCCCGAGCGACGCGGCCACGTACTTCGAGCAACGCGCGCAGGGCGCATCCCCCGTTTCACTCTGCAACAAGGACTATTCGACGATTCGGAACAACCGGGTCCCGGCCTACTACACCGCCACCCAGGTGGGGACGAACACGGTGCTCATCCGCTATTGGTACTTCTATGCGTGGCAGAGCACGTGCTTCGTCAGCTCGGGCTCGCACGCCGCGGATTGGGAGTCGGTGGCGGTCCTCGTCGTCGATGGGCGGCTGAGCCGGGTCGCGTTCTACCAGCACGGCGGGTGGTACAGCCGGGAAGCCGGTTCGTTCGAGACCGTGGAGGGCACGCATCCCATCGGCTACGTCGGGAAGAACGCCCACGGCACCTACCACGACTCCGGGGGCTCGGGCGGCTGCCTCTACTTCGAGGACTACCGCAATCCCGGTGGCAACGACTACCACATGGACACCTGGAACAACCTCGTGCCCCTCACCCGAGGCGGCAACTCGCCCGCGTGGATGAACTGCACGGGCTCGGGTTGCTTCGATGGTATCGGCCATCCGATCGAACAAACGGGAGACCTGCGCTCGATGCGCGGCTGCGCGAAGGACGGCTGCGGCCGGTCTTCCCTCGGTGAGAACATGCCCTTCCAGAACGATCCGATGGGCACGGACCATACGGCCATCTACATCCAGCACAGTGGCAAGGTGATCGATGTCCCCGGGGCGAGCACCAGCGATGGGGTGAAGCTCACCCAGTACTCCAACTGGGGCGTGGACAACGAGCGCTGGCTGCTCGAGTCGACGGGAGACGGGTACTTCACGTTGCGCGCACGTCACAGCGGAAAGTGCATGGACGTGGCCGGAGCATCCACGACGGCCGGCACGAACGTCATCCAACACACCTGCAACGGCAGCGACAACCAGCGGTTCCGCCTGCTCCCCTACGGCAACGAGTACTTCGCGATCCAGGCGAAGCACAGCAACCAGTGCCTGGACATCGCGGGCGGCTCCATGGACGACGGCGGGTTCCTGATCCAGTGGCCGTGCAGCTGGACGGCGAACGAGAGCTTCCGCTTCGCGCCGTGA
- a CDS encoding sensor histidine kinase → MIRSWRIWIAVSACLCLALAGVVALSAFALRLDRADRQARESAAREENARLALWRLDSDLLPLVARESAVAPEAYRPVSAARGVLDPKLRPMPEGGALLASPLLSPLPEHVLLHFQVAPDGTVSSPQVVEPGLRESVGATLPASELATLEDRLGKLRSLLGGTDLRRSLIDPPPQVRRPEPKVRYESTLAEVSQVAKNVSEFSARSRSASQALRGVSGSNSNAYEDNLQRAPVRPQRGEGDEMRALWVGDTLLLARRVWLDGREYIQGCWLDWPALRTWLVGQMGDLLPSATLEPVAGRPTHGDGRMLAALPVRLVPGQVPEGGYDTASISSLPVVLTVAWSGVLLAGAAVVALLVGVVALSERRGAFVSAVTHELRTPLTTFRMYTEMLAAGMVPDEARRQEYFDILHREAERLSHLVENVLAYARIERGRAPARLESVDVRSMVGRMEERLAERAARADMELCVDVPAGVSVLTDPSAVEQVLFNLVDNASKYAAPAVDRRIHVEVERRRGRVGLVVRDHGPGVDAVTARRLFEPFSKSVQTAAKTAPGVGLGLALCRRMARSMKADLRHERVAEGGARFVLWLPHSTVKT, encoded by the coding sequence GTGATTCGCTCCTGGCGCATCTGGATCGCCGTGAGCGCGTGCCTGTGTCTGGCGCTGGCGGGCGTGGTGGCGCTGTCGGCCTTCGCCCTCCGGCTGGACCGCGCGGACCGCCAGGCCCGGGAGAGCGCGGCGCGGGAGGAGAACGCACGGCTGGCGCTGTGGCGGCTGGACTCGGATCTGCTGCCGCTGGTGGCCCGTGAGAGCGCGGTGGCCCCGGAGGCGTACCGCCCCGTGTCCGCGGCGCGCGGGGTGCTCGACCCGAAGCTGCGTCCCATGCCGGAAGGCGGGGCGCTGCTGGCCTCACCGCTGCTGTCCCCGCTCCCGGAGCATGTGCTGCTCCACTTCCAGGTGGCCCCGGATGGGACGGTGTCCTCGCCCCAGGTGGTGGAGCCCGGGCTGCGCGAGTCGGTGGGCGCCACGCTGCCCGCGTCCGAGCTGGCCACGCTGGAGGACCGGCTCGGAAAACTGCGGAGCCTCCTGGGCGGTACGGACCTCCGGCGTTCCCTGATCGACCCGCCCCCGCAGGTCCGGCGTCCCGAGCCCAAGGTGCGCTACGAGAGCACGCTCGCCGAGGTCTCCCAGGTGGCGAAGAACGTGAGCGAGTTCAGCGCCCGCTCCCGGAGCGCGAGCCAGGCCCTCCGGGGCGTGAGTGGATCCAACTCGAACGCCTACGAGGACAACCTTCAGCGCGCCCCCGTGCGGCCTCAGCGGGGGGAGGGAGACGAGATGCGGGCCCTCTGGGTGGGCGACACGCTGCTCCTGGCTCGGCGCGTCTGGCTGGACGGGCGGGAGTACATCCAGGGCTGCTGGCTGGACTGGCCCGCGCTGCGCACGTGGCTGGTGGGGCAGATGGGAGATCTGCTGCCCTCCGCGACGCTGGAGCCCGTCGCGGGCAGGCCGACGCACGGAGATGGCCGGATGCTGGCGGCGCTACCGGTGCGGCTGGTGCCGGGACAGGTGCCGGAGGGCGGGTATGACACGGCGTCCATCTCCTCGCTGCCGGTGGTGCTGACGGTGGCGTGGAGCGGCGTGCTGCTGGCGGGCGCGGCGGTGGTGGCGCTCCTGGTGGGCGTGGTGGCGCTGAGCGAGCGGCGGGGCGCGTTCGTCTCCGCGGTGACGCACGAGCTGCGCACGCCGCTGACGACGTTCCGGATGTACACGGAGATGCTGGCGGCGGGCATGGTACCGGACGAGGCCCGGCGCCAGGAGTACTTCGACATCCTCCACCGCGAGGCGGAGCGACTGAGCCACCTGGTGGAGAACGTGCTGGCCTACGCCCGCATCGAGCGCGGGCGGGCACCGGCCCGGCTGGAGTCGGTGGACGTGCGCTCCATGGTGGGGCGGATGGAGGAGCGGCTGGCGGAGCGGGCGGCGCGGGCGGACATGGAGCTGTGCGTGGACGTGCCGGCGGGCGTCTCGGTGCTGACGGACCCTTCCGCCGTGGAGCAGGTGCTCTTCAACCTGGTGGACAACGCGTCCAAGTACGCGGCCCCGGCGGTGGACCGGCGCATCCACGTGGAGGTGGAGCGGCGCCGGGGCCGGGTGGGCCTGGTGGTGAGGGATCACGGGCCCGGCGTGGACGCGGTGACGGCGCGGCGCCTCTTCGAGCCCTTCTCCAAATCCGTGCAGACGGCGGCGAAGACGGCGCCGGGCGTGGGGCTGGGACTCGCCCTCTGCCGGAGGATGGCGCGGAGCATGAAGGCGGACCTGCGCCACGAGCGCGTGGCGGAGGGTGGAGCGCGGTTCGTGCTGTGGCTCCCCCACTCCACCGTGAAGACGTAG
- a CDS encoding response regulator transcription factor produces the protein MAARRVLVVEDDPAIRRGIVDALRFEGYEVLEAGARVEGQRLAERTPCDLVLLDLVLPDGDGLELLRAVRKSRPTLPVIILTARGQEEDRVNGLKLGADDYVVKPFSVRELLARAGAVLRRSAERPMGTGRIDFPGGHFEVERRELSFDDGSRVDLSEREADALRYLGDNAGRAISREELLERVWHLPPRGVQTRTVDMTMARLREKLRDDSEEPRVILTVRGKGYMFATRGAAS, from the coding sequence ATGGCCGCGCGCCGAGTGCTTGTCGTGGAGGATGACCCCGCCATCCGGCGGGGAATCGTGGATGCCCTGCGCTTCGAGGGCTATGAGGTGCTCGAGGCCGGAGCCCGCGTGGAGGGACAGCGGCTGGCCGAGCGCACCCCGTGCGATCTGGTGTTGCTGGACCTGGTCCTTCCCGACGGAGACGGGCTGGAGCTGCTCCGGGCGGTGCGCAAGAGCCGCCCCACCCTCCCCGTCATCATCCTCACCGCCCGGGGTCAGGAAGAGGACCGGGTCAACGGCCTGAAGCTCGGCGCCGACGACTACGTGGTGAAGCCCTTCTCGGTGCGGGAGTTGCTGGCCCGGGCGGGCGCGGTGCTCCGCCGCTCGGCCGAGCGGCCCATGGGGACGGGCCGCATCGACTTCCCGGGAGGGCACTTCGAGGTGGAGCGGCGCGAGCTGAGCTTCGACGACGGCTCGCGGGTGGATCTGTCCGAGCGTGAGGCGGACGCGCTGCGCTACCTGGGTGACAACGCGGGGCGCGCCATCTCCCGCGAGGAGTTGCTGGAGCGGGTCTGGCACCTGCCCCCCCGGGGCGTGCAGACGCGCACGGTGGACATGACCATGGCGCGCCTGAGGGAGAAGCTCCGGGACGACTCCGAGGAGCCCCGCGTCATCCTCACCGTCCGTGGCAAGGGCTATATGTTCGCCACGCGAGGCGCCGCCTCGTGA
- a CDS encoding vWA domain-containing protein has translation MKSALKLPVILGSAAVLAVSALLLDQPSPGTPPAPPPVRPTVAPVPRTDANQPIIQIALLLDTSGSMDGLLDQARSQLWNIVNRFSHAKRDGVAPQLQIALYAYGNADPGANSHEIRQVLPFTTDLDLLSEHLFSLRTSGGEEYCGEVIRDASTQLAWSKDPDAMRLIFIAGNEPFTQGPVEFDNAVKSARERGITVNTIHCGDYEEGVAGKWKDAAVLADGSYMNIDQNQRVVEIAAPQDAEIAQLGAELNKTYVAYGAAGKKSQLRQEQQDSNSRGVSIASMVSRSVAKSSGNYSNESWDLVDAVKKNQVDVKSVRAEDLPEPMRGLDAAGRKAWLEAREQERTQLQQRIQTLNAERQRFLAQAREQQAAPGADTLDGAIGQVVEREAKKRHLTLE, from the coding sequence ATGAAATCGGCACTCAAGCTTCCCGTCATCCTTGGCTCGGCCGCGGTGCTCGCGGTCTCCGCTCTCCTGCTGGACCAGCCCTCTCCGGGTACACCGCCCGCGCCGCCACCCGTGAGGCCGACCGTGGCCCCCGTCCCCAGGACGGATGCGAATCAGCCCATCATCCAGATTGCCCTGCTGCTGGACACCAGCGGCAGCATGGACGGCCTGCTCGACCAGGCCCGCTCGCAGCTGTGGAACATCGTCAACCGCTTCTCCCACGCGAAGCGCGACGGCGTGGCGCCGCAGCTCCAGATTGCCCTGTACGCGTACGGCAACGCCGACCCGGGCGCCAACTCCCATGAGATCCGCCAGGTGCTGCCCTTCACCACGGACCTGGACCTGCTCTCCGAGCACCTCTTCTCCTTGAGAACGTCCGGCGGCGAGGAGTACTGCGGAGAGGTCATCCGCGACGCCTCCACGCAGCTCGCCTGGAGCAAGGATCCGGACGCCATGCGGCTCATCTTCATCGCTGGCAACGAGCCCTTCACCCAGGGCCCCGTCGAATTCGATAACGCGGTGAAGAGCGCCCGCGAGCGCGGCATCACCGTCAACACCATCCACTGCGGCGACTACGAGGAGGGCGTCGCCGGGAAGTGGAAGGACGCGGCGGTGCTCGCCGACGGCAGCTACATGAACATCGATCAGAACCAGCGCGTGGTGGAGATCGCCGCGCCGCAGGACGCGGAGATCGCCCAACTGGGCGCGGAGCTGAACAAGACGTACGTCGCCTACGGCGCCGCCGGCAAGAAGAGCCAGTTGCGCCAGGAGCAACAGGACAGCAACTCGCGCGGCGTCTCCATCGCCAGCATGGTGTCCCGCTCCGTGGCCAAGTCGTCCGGCAACTACTCGAACGAGAGCTGGGACCTGGTGGACGCGGTGAAGAAGAACCAGGTGGACGTGAAGTCCGTCCGGGCCGAGGACCTGCCGGAGCCGATGCGCGGGCTGGACGCCGCCGGCCGCAAGGCCTGGCTGGAGGCGCGCGAGCAGGAGCGGACACAGCTCCAGCAGCGCATCCAGACGCTCAACGCCGAGCGCCAGCGGTTCCTCGCCCAGGCGCGCGAGCAGCAGGCCGCTCCGGGGGCGGACACGCTGGATGGGGCCATCGGCCAGGTCGTGGAGCGCGAGGCGAAGAAGCGTCACCTCACGCTGGAGTAG